GCTACGGGTTAAAGCAACTCGTCTATGTCGAAGATCACGCCGAGATCGAAAGCGCTATCGCGCGGGAGAAAGCGATCAAGGCGTGGAAACGCGCATGGAAAATCGAGCTGATCGAACGTACCAATCCGTCGTGGAGCGACCTGTTCGACGTCATCATCTGATTGCGAGCGATCCCAGCTTTCGCTGGGATGACGCAGGGGGCTGTCGTGGGTCCGGGAGGGGCTAACGGGGCAACTCGCCCCTACCCCGCCTCCGCGACGATCTGCGCCCACTGGGCCTCGTCGATCACCTCGATCCCCAGTTCCGCCGCCTTCTTCAGCTTGCTGCCCGCGCCCGGTCCGGCGACCAGCAGATCGGTCTTCGCGCTGACCGAGCCGGCGGCCTTGGCCC
The nucleotide sequence above comes from Pelagerythrobacter marensis. Encoded proteins:
- a CDS encoding GIY-YIG nuclease family protein, translating into MAGHIYILTNKPHGVLYVGVTSDLPVRIMQHRDGTGSKFCRRYGLKQLVYVEDHAEIESAIAREKAIKAWKRAWKIELIERTNPSWSDLFDVII